From Lysinibacillus sp. SGAir0095, the proteins below share one genomic window:
- a CDS encoding winged helix-turn-helix domain-containing protein, with protein MYKICVFSTIYSYRWVKKCENIKIDNINLQIYIYDDLSHLEKLFLEKVKTYDGVIFSGQIPYLHIQKQLNEYFSTIPCAFFDITERDFYYKIAEIQYKYPDFSFKHCIIDFLYKENNYLSLKDILLPEDFPYILGDSIDVFGLPNAYEVVYEAHAKLWEEQRIRFSLTRLTNLYTYFEDDNIQPILVTPTFDSMQITILEIMKEIEVVNLMNSQVVAGYLEFSMSQNDPAEIEYRQIALYKSILDFNRKLGTSLITYRSAIHYELITNYSDFLLITNNQQKCSLAEFLREQLSFKVKIGWGIGKTLQEARIQAEKAATYCTGSLTESYILTKENHLIGPLDGDTSIAMKDFDNDKLEEIAKNTNLSLLHLQKIYGLVYKLKKESLTAEELSVHLSISVRTASRILKRLEEFNYASPVSNNVTRAKGRPSKLYKLDL; from the coding sequence ATGTATAAAATATGCGTCTTTTCAACTATTTATTCGTATCGTTGGGTAAAAAAATGTGAAAATATCAAAATTGATAATATCAATCTACAAATTTATATTTACGATGATTTAAGTCATTTAGAGAAACTGTTTCTTGAGAAGGTAAAAACATATGATGGAGTCATTTTCAGTGGTCAAATTCCATATCTACATATTCAGAAACAATTAAATGAATATTTTTCGACAATTCCTTGTGCATTTTTTGATATTACCGAACGAGATTTTTATTATAAAATAGCAGAGATTCAATATAAGTATCCGGATTTTTCCTTCAAGCATTGTATAATTGATTTTCTTTATAAAGAGAACAATTATTTAAGCTTAAAAGACATACTATTACCGGAAGATTTCCCATATATTCTTGGAGATAGCATTGACGTTTTTGGCCTACCTAATGCTTATGAAGTTGTATATGAGGCCCATGCAAAACTATGGGAGGAGCAAAGAATCCGTTTTTCACTTACACGGTTGACAAATCTTTATACGTATTTTGAAGATGACAATATCCAGCCTATTCTTGTTACCCCTACTTTCGACAGCATGCAGATCACTATATTGGAGATTATGAAAGAGATTGAAGTAGTCAATTTAATGAATAGCCAAGTTGTCGCAGGATATCTAGAATTTTCAATGTCTCAAAATGATCCAGCGGAAATCGAATATCGACAAATTGCCCTCTATAAATCAATATTAGATTTCAATCGAAAATTAGGGACATCGTTAATTACATATAGAAGTGCAATTCACTATGAATTAATTACAAATTATAGTGACTTTTTGTTGATTACAAATAATCAACAAAAGTGCTCTTTAGCTGAGTTTTTAAGGGAACAACTTTCTTTCAAGGTAAAAATCGGATGGGGAATTGGCAAAACATTGCAAGAGGCAAGAATCCAGGCTGAGAAAGCTGCAACCTATTGTACGGGTTCTCTAACCGAATCCTATATTCTAACAAAAGAAAATCATCTGATCGGGCCGTTGGATGGCGATACATCCATTGCCATGAAAGATTTTGATAACGATAAATTAGAAGAAATTGCTAAGAATACGAATCTTTCATTACTTCATTTACAGAAAATTTATGGATTGGTTTACAAATTAAAAAAGGAGTCTTTAACAGCCGAAGAATTGAGTGTTCATTTGTCTATTTCTGTTCGTACAGCAAGCAGAATTTTAAAACGTCTGGAAGAATTTAATTACGCTTCACCTGTTTCAAATAATGTGACGAGAGCAAAAGGTCGGCCAAGTAAATTATATAAATTGGACCTCTAG
- a CDS encoding AbgT family transporter — protein sequence MKNNPEIEVTNNGAFNKFLNTVEKIGNKLPHPFMLFLYLTLILVVISFILGTMHASVIHPNTGETITVNNLLSKDGIRYILANTLTNFTGFAPLGLVLTMMLGIGLSERVGLFSALMTKAIVKTPKRIVTFMVVFIGILGNIASDAAFVVIPPLAALVFLSLGRHPLAGLAAGLAGAGIGFTANILVAGTDALLSGISTEIAKTIDPNMVVSPLDNWFFMSASTFLLAFLGAIVTDKIVEPRLGPYKGEKKADLHELTPLENRALRNTGIASLLFLGLILVLMFIPNSPLLNDDGTILRSPFLSGIVPILFAFFLLAGITYGVSVKKITKVADVPNIMAEAIRDLASYIVLIFIIGQFIGYFNWTNIATWMAVHLADILTAIKLTNVFAVVLFTLLVAVLSLFIISGSALWSLVAPIFVPTFMLLGYHPAFIQLAYRIGESSTNMVTPLNQYFAIILGFMLIYNKKAGIGTLMSLMIPYTIVFLISWILLMLVFVMFNIPIGPGVHHLLN from the coding sequence ATGAAAAATAATCCTGAGATTGAAGTTACAAATAATGGCGCCTTCAACAAATTTCTAAATACTGTCGAAAAAATTGGAAATAAGTTGCCTCATCCATTTATGCTCTTCTTGTATCTTACACTTATTCTAGTAGTAATTTCATTTATTTTAGGTACGATGCATGCTTCTGTTATCCATCCTAATACAGGTGAGACGATAACAGTTAATAATTTGCTGTCAAAAGATGGAATTCGCTATATTTTAGCAAATACTTTGACAAACTTTACTGGTTTTGCACCGCTAGGTTTAGTATTAACAATGATGCTTGGTATCGGTTTATCTGAGCGAGTAGGTCTATTTTCTGCATTAATGACAAAAGCAATTGTTAAAACACCAAAACGCATTGTGACATTTATGGTCGTATTCATTGGTATTTTAGGTAACATTGCTTCCGATGCAGCATTTGTAGTAATTCCTCCTTTAGCTGCTTTGGTATTTTTATCTTTAGGAAGACATCCGCTTGCCGGTTTGGCTGCTGGCCTTGCCGGTGCTGGTATTGGCTTTACAGCGAATATTTTAGTAGCAGGTACGGATGCGTTATTGTCAGGTATTTCAACTGAAATCGCCAAAACGATTGATCCAAATATGGTAGTTTCACCACTGGATAACTGGTTCTTTATGAGTGCTTCAACGTTTTTATTGGCTTTTTTAGGAGCAATCGTTACGGATAAAATCGTGGAACCACGTTTAGGACCATATAAAGGCGAGAAGAAAGCAGATTTACATGAACTAACGCCTTTAGAAAATCGAGCTTTACGCAACACAGGAATTGCATCACTGCTCTTTTTAGGCCTGATTTTAGTTTTAATGTTTATTCCAAATTCACCATTACTAAATGATGATGGTACAATTTTACGTTCGCCATTTTTATCTGGTATCGTACCGATTCTATTTGCTTTCTTCCTACTAGCAGGTATTACATATGGTGTGTCAGTTAAGAAGATTACTAAAGTAGCTGACGTACCAAATATTATGGCTGAGGCAATCCGTGATTTAGCAAGTTACATCGTACTAATCTTCATCATTGGTCAATTTATTGGTTACTTTAACTGGACAAACATCGCGACATGGATGGCTGTACACTTAGCCGATATTTTAACTGCAATTAAATTAACAAATGTTTTTGCGGTTGTTTTATTCACTTTACTTGTAGCTGTTCTAAGTTTATTTATCATTAGTGGGTCTGCTCTATGGTCGCTTGTTGCACCTATTTTCGTTCCGACATTCATGTTATTAGGCTACCATCCTGCCTTTATTCAATTGGCATATCGCATTGGAGAATCGTCTACAAATATGGTAACACCACTAAATCAGTATTTCGCGATAATCTTAGGCTTCATGTTAATCTACAACAAAAAAGCTGGAATCGGAACGCTGATGTCGTTGATGATTCCGTACACAATCGTATTTTTAATATCATGGATCTTGTTGATGCTAGTATTTGTAATGTTTAATATTCCGATTGGTCCAGGTGTTCACCACTTATTAAATTAG
- a CDS encoding amidohydrolase, giving the protein MNFLKVDENYLQVLAEWRRDFHQFPEPGWLEFRTSAIIAEKLDAWGYDVFVGNEIVDGVSLGVPNKELAEDFYNKAVASNVSSKWLEKMEAGKTGVIGILDTGVEGPTIGYRVDIDALPILESSSENHVPQKLNFRSRYDGFMHACGHDSHATIGLGLAEQLMKVKDKLCGKIILIFQPAEEGVRGGSAIVSSPLLDNIDYLFALHIGTGVPKGTFVAGVDGFLATSKFDVTIRGVAAHSGINAEKGKNALLASAQAVLALHSLPPHSEGVVRVNVGTLEAGSGRNIIPSIAKMQLEIRGETTDINDFYEKQVEQIFNGIGTMYGVQIELDKVGYALNIPSDHQLARILKDTAELQQSVNEIIEYKNFKAGSEDATFLMQKVQQQGGLACYSIIGTNLAAGHHHEEFDIEEEDMLSALEIWLNVPFRIYEEMKVND; this is encoded by the coding sequence ATGAACTTTTTAAAGGTTGATGAGAATTATTTACAAGTTTTAGCAGAATGGAGAAGAGATTTTCATCAATTTCCAGAACCAGGTTGGTTAGAGTTTCGGACTTCTGCTATTATAGCTGAAAAACTTGATGCTTGGGGTTATGACGTTTTTGTAGGAAATGAAATTGTAGATGGGGTTTCCCTAGGAGTACCCAATAAAGAGTTGGCAGAAGATTTTTATAATAAAGCAGTGGCTAGTAATGTCTCATCCAAATGGTTAGAAAAAATGGAAGCAGGAAAAACAGGGGTAATAGGAATTTTAGATACAGGAGTTGAAGGACCTACTATTGGCTATAGAGTGGATATCGATGCATTACCAATCTTAGAGTCGTCTTCAGAAAACCATGTACCCCAAAAATTGAATTTCCGTTCTCGATATGATGGGTTCATGCATGCATGCGGTCATGATAGCCACGCTACTATTGGATTAGGGTTAGCGGAGCAGCTAATGAAAGTTAAGGATAAGCTCTGTGGAAAAATTATACTCATTTTCCAACCGGCCGAAGAAGGAGTTAGAGGTGGCAGTGCTATTGTTTCATCTCCTCTATTAGATAACATAGATTATTTATTTGCACTTCACATAGGAACTGGTGTCCCAAAAGGTACCTTTGTTGCTGGAGTAGATGGATTTTTAGCAACTTCCAAATTTGATGTAACGATAAGAGGAGTTGCCGCTCATTCTGGTATCAATGCAGAAAAAGGGAAAAATGCACTTTTGGCAAGTGCTCAAGCTGTTCTTGCATTACATAGTCTTCCTCCGCACAGTGAAGGGGTAGTCCGTGTTAATGTAGGTACTTTAGAAGCGGGTAGTGGCCGCAATATTATACCTTCAATAGCAAAAATGCAATTGGAAATTCGTGGTGAAACAACAGATATTAATGATTTCTATGAAAAGCAGGTAGAACAAATCTTCAATGGAATTGGCACAATGTATGGTGTTCAAATTGAACTAGATAAAGTTGGATATGCTCTAAACATTCCTTCAGATCACCAATTAGCTAGAATTTTAAAAGATACAGCTGAACTTCAACAATCTGTTAATGAAATAATTGAATATAAAAATTTTAAAGCAGGCTCTGAGGATGCAACATTCCTAATGCAAAAGGTACAGCAGCAAGGTGGCTTAGCATGCTATTCCATTATTGGGACAAACTTAGCCGCAGGTCATCATCATGAAGAGTTTGATATTGAAGAAGAGGATATGCTTTCAGCTCTGGAAATCTGGTTAAATGTGCCATTCAGAATCTATGAGGAGATGAAAGTTAATGACTAG
- a CDS encoding M20 family metallopeptidase: MTSKLEEIERIYNQYEKEIIKLADQIWEIPETRFREFESVKILTAFLNEIGFEIEMGIGGIATAFVAKYGNKGPVIGILGEYDALPGLSQQAGSEVREALVDGGNGHGCGHNLLGTAGIGAVTLLKDLIDKGEIEGRIHYYGCPAEEGGSGKTFMVREGVFEEVDVALTWHPNSFTSVFNYSSLANYQVYFEFEGIASHAANSPHLGRSALDAVELMNVGVNYLREHISSNARVHYAVTNSGGISPNVVQANAEVLYLIRATTIKEVDEIYNRIVKIAQGAALMTETKVKVKFDKACSNYIPNDTINKIIHDKLQLVGIPTYNNEELEYAKKMAKTLSPAEYSSALQEIKSIAEDSKLEKLYETDYPFYPEVVSYQKSSLTMAGSTDVADVSWVVPTSQFFTTCFVLGTPLHSWQLVSQGKTGLAHKGMIYASKVLALTAIELLQNPELIVQAKNELREQTQGEYVNPIPKEIVPNMYG, encoded by the coding sequence ATGACTAGTAAGTTAGAAGAAATTGAGCGTATATATAATCAGTATGAAAAAGAGATTATAAAACTTGCTGATCAAATTTGGGAGATTCCAGAAACAAGATTTAGAGAATTTGAGTCAGTAAAGATCCTTACAGCGTTCTTAAATGAAATCGGATTTGAAATTGAAATGGGTATAGGTGGTATCGCTACCGCGTTTGTAGCAAAATACGGAAATAAGGGTCCAGTTATAGGTATTTTAGGGGAATATGATGCACTACCAGGTTTAAGTCAACAAGCAGGAAGTGAAGTTCGAGAAGCTCTTGTTGATGGCGGAAATGGTCATGGATGTGGTCATAATCTCTTAGGGACAGCTGGAATCGGGGCGGTTACCCTTCTAAAAGATTTAATTGATAAAGGTGAAATAGAAGGAAGAATCCATTACTATGGATGTCCTGCTGAAGAAGGCGGTTCAGGGAAGACGTTTATGGTACGGGAAGGCGTATTTGAGGAAGTTGATGTCGCACTAACATGGCATCCGAATTCCTTTACAAGTGTATTCAATTATTCATCTCTGGCAAACTATCAAGTATATTTTGAGTTTGAAGGAATTGCATCACATGCAGCCAACTCACCTCATTTAGGAAGAAGTGCGCTTGATGCCGTTGAACTAATGAATGTTGGCGTAAATTACTTACGCGAACATATTTCTAGTAATGCTAGAGTCCATTATGCAGTGACGAATTCAGGGGGAATATCACCTAATGTCGTTCAAGCAAATGCGGAAGTTTTGTATCTAATCCGAGCAACAACAATCAAAGAAGTCGATGAAATTTATAATCGTATTGTAAAAATTGCACAAGGCGCTGCCCTAATGACTGAAACAAAAGTAAAAGTAAAATTTGATAAAGCATGTTCAAATTATATTCCAAATGATACCATTAACAAAATTATACACGATAAATTACAGTTAGTTGGAATACCAACTTATAATAATGAAGAACTTGAATATGCAAAGAAGATGGCTAAAACGCTTAGCCCTGCAGAGTATTCAAGTGCCCTACAGGAGATTAAATCGATTGCAGAAGATAGCAAGTTAGAAAAGTTATATGAAACGGACTACCCATTTTATCCTGAAGTGGTATCCTATCAAAAATCATCACTTACAATGGCAGGATCAACGGATGTTGCTGATGTGAGCTGGGTTGTACCAACTTCACAATTCTTTACAACTTGTTTTGTACTAGGCACACCGCTGCATAGCTGGCAGCTTGTTTCACAGGGGAAAACAGGATTAGCCCATAAAGGCATGATTTATGCAAGTAAAGTGTTAGCTTTAACGGCTATCGAACTATTACAAAATCCAGAATTGATAGTTCAAGCAAAAAATGAGTTGCGTGAACAAACACAGGGTGAATACGTTAACCCGATACCAAAAGAAATCGTACCAAATATGTATGGGTAA
- a CDS encoding ABC-F family ATP-binding cassette domain-containing protein, with protein MSHLIVSNLTKTVGDKTLFEKIEFTIYEGERAGLIGINGTGKSTLLSILAGLQDADTVELDHPNKYRISHLPQEPKFNEGETVLQAVFSGDSPILQLNRQYEDTLTELAKNPESEELQNKLFRLQQQMDNDKAWDVNALAKQALTKLGIDMFERQVTSLSGGQQKRVALAKVLIEPADLYLLDEPTNHLDVQSTEWLQEMVMRLKGAVIFITHDRYFLDELSTHIFELADQTLYRHTGNYADYLESRALREEMKAATQDKLRNRYRSELKWIRRGAKARTTKQKARIDRFDELDSKIERGSKDTNLELSLSTSRLGKNVIEGERLSKAYSERVILRDFNFLLQQGDRIGIIGANGYGKSTLLNILAGELTPDAGEVIVGSTVKRAHFKQVIPAMNENERIIEYIREASNDITDAEGVRYSAAQMLERFLFPLHSHGTPIGKLSGGERKRLHLLRLLMEQPNVLLLDEPTNDLDIETLGVLEDFIEHFPGVILTISHDRFFLDRIAKKLWILDGQGNVEESLDIYSDYLEKQQQNKKEEAKEVKVEKPKPQKVKTEKKKLSFKEQKEWETISDTIAKVEEEIEITEKGISSAGADYTMLQQLTEKLDELNKEYELLIERWTYLDDIVNG; from the coding sequence ATGAGTCATTTAATCGTATCAAATTTAACTAAAACCGTTGGCGATAAAACGCTATTTGAAAAAATTGAGTTTACTATTTATGAGGGGGAACGTGCCGGGTTAATCGGCATTAATGGGACAGGAAAGTCAACGCTGCTATCGATTTTAGCCGGACTTCAGGATGCAGATACGGTTGAATTGGATCATCCGAACAAATATCGCATTTCCCACCTGCCCCAGGAGCCTAAGTTTAATGAAGGGGAAACTGTTTTACAGGCAGTGTTCTCAGGGGATTCACCGATTCTTCAGCTAAACAGACAATATGAGGATACATTAACGGAGCTAGCGAAAAATCCTGAATCGGAAGAGCTCCAAAATAAGTTATTCCGTCTACAGCAGCAAATGGATAATGATAAGGCTTGGGATGTCAATGCACTTGCAAAACAAGCTCTCACTAAATTGGGCATTGATATGTTTGAACGCCAAGTAACGAGTCTATCTGGCGGGCAACAAAAGCGAGTTGCATTAGCTAAAGTACTAATTGAACCAGCTGATCTTTATCTTCTGGATGAGCCGACAAACCATTTGGATGTCCAATCTACTGAATGGTTACAGGAAATGGTGATGCGCTTAAAAGGGGCAGTTATTTTCATTACCCATGATCGTTATTTCTTAGATGAGCTTTCAACCCATATCTTTGAGCTTGCCGATCAAACGCTCTATCGTCATACAGGAAACTACGCAGATTATCTGGAGTCACGTGCATTGCGTGAAGAGATGAAGGCAGCTACTCAAGACAAATTGCGAAATCGCTATCGATCTGAGCTAAAATGGATTCGCCGTGGAGCAAAAGCCCGTACGACCAAACAAAAAGCAAGAATTGATCGCTTCGATGAATTAGATTCAAAAATAGAACGTGGTTCAAAGGATACTAACCTTGAATTGTCTCTTTCTACATCACGTCTTGGTAAAAATGTTATTGAGGGAGAGCGACTTTCAAAAGCGTATAGCGAACGTGTAATTCTAAGAGACTTTAACTTCTTGCTGCAGCAAGGGGATCGTATTGGGATTATTGGAGCCAATGGTTATGGAAAGTCTACTCTATTAAATATACTTGCTGGAGAGCTCACACCGGATGCTGGAGAAGTTATTGTTGGTTCTACAGTCAAACGAGCACACTTTAAACAAGTAATACCTGCCATGAATGAAAACGAACGCATTATTGAATATATTCGTGAAGCTTCCAATGACATAACGGATGCAGAAGGTGTTCGGTATTCTGCTGCACAGATGCTGGAAAGATTTTTATTCCCTCTACATAGTCATGGTACACCGATTGGGAAGTTATCAGGTGGGGAGAGAAAACGACTTCATTTATTGCGTTTACTGATGGAGCAGCCGAATGTCTTATTATTGGACGAGCCAACAAATGACTTGGATATTGAAACTCTAGGGGTTCTTGAAGACTTTATTGAGCATTTCCCGGGGGTTATTCTAACGATTTCCCATGACCGTTTCTTCTTGGATCGAATCGCAAAAAAGCTTTGGATTTTAGATGGCCAAGGGAATGTTGAGGAAAGCCTTGATATTTATAGCGATTATTTAGAGAAGCAGCAGCAAAATAAGAAAGAGGAAGCTAAAGAGGTAAAGGTTGAAAAACCAAAACCTCAAAAAGTGAAAACTGAAAAGAAAAAGCTTTCATTCAAAGAACAAAAAGAATGGGAAACGATTTCAGATACGATTGCAAAAGTGGAAGAAGAAATTGAAATCACGGAAAAAGGCATTTCATCGGCTGGAGCAGATTATACTATGCTCCAACAACTAACTGAAAAACTAGATGAATTAAATAAAGAATATGAGCTGTTAATAGAAAGATGGACGTATTTAGACGACATCGTGAATGGATAG
- a CDS encoding conserved virulence factor C family protein has product MKIVTIEPTPSPNSMKVVVDEELPFGKAFNYTRENAEGASEQIKAILEIEGVKGVYHVADFLAVERNAKFQWEPILASVGVALGENGEASTQEVQADDHFGEVFVHVQMFRGLPLQVKVFDSAIEHRVSAGERYVQAFQSIEVDKFDDNYLLERKWVDFGVRYGEKKDIANEIIEEINATYPEERVAQIIEAASKKNTVTLERTKVTLEQYLEADDWQKRYQLLDQLPDPEVDDLPLFEKALEEDQMSLRRLATVYLGMIEDVAVVPYLARALKDKSSAVRRTAGDCMSDLGLVEFEPYMIEALSDKNKLVRWRAAMYLFETGTEKCLPALHQAEDDKEFEVKLQVKMAIARIEQGEEAKGSVWKQMTER; this is encoded by the coding sequence ATGAAAATCGTAACAATCGAGCCAACGCCAAGTCCGAATTCGATGAAAGTTGTGGTAGACGAAGAACTTCCTTTTGGAAAAGCATTTAATTATACAAGAGAAAATGCTGAAGGTGCTTCTGAACAAATTAAGGCCATTTTAGAGATTGAAGGGGTAAAAGGCGTTTACCATGTAGCTGACTTTTTAGCAGTTGAACGAAATGCAAAGTTTCAATGGGAACCAATTCTTGCAAGTGTAGGAGTGGCATTAGGTGAGAACGGTGAGGCGTCTACTCAAGAAGTGCAAGCGGACGACCATTTTGGAGAAGTGTTTGTTCACGTTCAGATGTTTAGAGGTCTTCCACTTCAAGTAAAAGTATTTGATTCAGCGATCGAACATCGTGTTTCTGCGGGGGAGCGTTATGTACAAGCCTTCCAATCAATCGAAGTCGATAAATTCGATGATAATTATCTGCTGGAACGCAAATGGGTTGATTTCGGTGTGCGATATGGTGAAAAAAAAGATATTGCAAATGAAATTATTGAAGAAATTAATGCAACATATCCGGAAGAACGTGTAGCGCAAATTATTGAAGCAGCAAGTAAAAAAAATACTGTAACTTTAGAAAGAACAAAAGTAACGTTAGAGCAATACCTTGAAGCTGACGACTGGCAAAAACGTTATCAATTATTAGATCAACTGCCAGATCCGGAGGTGGACGATCTGCCTTTATTTGAAAAAGCGTTAGAAGAAGATCAAATGTCATTACGACGTCTAGCAACAGTTTACTTAGGTATGATTGAAGACGTGGCAGTTGTACCTTATTTAGCCCGCGCATTGAAAGATAAAAGTTCTGCGGTGCGTCGTACAGCAGGCGATTGCATGAGTGACTTAGGATTAGTTGAGTTTGAACCATATATGATTGAAGCATTATCTGATAAAAACAAACTAGTTCGTTGGCGTGCAGCAATGTACTTATTCGAAACAGGGACGGAAAAGTGTCTACCAGCATTACACCAAGCTGAAGATGACAAAGAATTCGAAGTAAAGCTCCAAGTGAAAATGGCCATCGCCCGCATCGAACAAGGTGAAGAAGCAAAAGGCTCCGTTTGGAAGCAAATGACTGAAAGATAA